One genomic window of Streptomyces sp. NBC_00237 includes the following:
- a CDS encoding HdeD family acid-resistance protein yields MTTDQTSPQPPPPASEGGPQWGPRPEEGPLHRLGKGAWQAVLAAGLAALVLGVMVLAWPGATLVAVAALFGVYLLVSGVMQLVAAFGTHVSTALRVMAFISGALSILLGLFCFRGAMQSLLLLALWIGIGWLFRGITQTIAAASDSAVPARGWQICLGILTAIGGVVLIASPLSSVAVLTVLGGCWLLAVGVVEIITAFSIRSKARKVPREL; encoded by the coding sequence ATGACCACGGATCAGACGTCACCCCAGCCCCCGCCCCCGGCGTCCGAAGGGGGCCCGCAGTGGGGCCCGCGCCCCGAGGAGGGGCCGCTGCACCGGCTCGGCAAGGGGGCCTGGCAGGCGGTGCTCGCCGCCGGTCTCGCCGCACTCGTCCTGGGTGTCATGGTGCTCGCCTGGCCGGGCGCCACGCTCGTGGCCGTCGCCGCGCTCTTCGGTGTCTACCTGCTGGTCAGCGGCGTGATGCAACTGGTCGCGGCCTTCGGCACCCATGTCTCCACGGCGTTGCGGGTGATGGCCTTCATCAGTGGCGCGCTGTCGATCCTGCTGGGCCTGTTCTGCTTCCGCGGTGCGATGCAGTCGCTGCTGCTGCTCGCCCTGTGGATCGGCATCGGCTGGCTGTTCCGCGGCATCACCCAGACGATCGCCGCCGCCTCCGACTCCGCGGTCCCCGCCCGCGGCTGGCAGATCTGCCTCGGCATCCTCACCGCCATCGGCGGCGTCGTGCTGATCGCGTCACCGCTGAGCTCGGTCGCCGTGCTCACCGTCCTCGGCGGCTGCTGGCTGCTCGCGGTCGGCGTCGTCGAGATCATCACGGCCTTCAGCATCCGCAGCAAGGCGCGCAAGGTGCCGCGCGAGCTCTGA
- a CDS encoding ABC transporter ATP-binding protein translates to MKAGEELPQAATPRGHTLSATGVTVAYDGVDVVHEASLELSPGQVTVLVGPNGSGKSTLLRTVARLQQARHAALTLDEGTDGLALSPREFSRHVALLTQGRPTPSGLSVRDVVDFGRYPYRGRWGKADPGGREAVDRALAMTGVTELAERGVEHLSGGQLQRVWLAGCLAQETGVLLLDEPTTYLDLRYQVELLDLIRDLADDHGIAVGVVLHDLDQTAAIADRIVLLRSGRVVADGTPEDVLTPERLTDTYGIRIEVSTDPLTGRLRTRAIGRHHTRRTPDGVRMLDSDSAREDTAAQGETAARGTRSAQADEPAQAGNRA, encoded by the coding sequence GTGAAAGCCGGTGAAGAACTTCCGCAGGCCGCGACCCCCCGTGGCCACACCCTCTCCGCCACGGGCGTGACGGTGGCGTACGACGGTGTCGACGTCGTGCACGAGGCGTCCCTGGAGCTTTCGCCCGGCCAGGTCACCGTCCTGGTCGGGCCGAACGGCAGCGGAAAGTCGACGCTGCTGCGCACCGTCGCCCGCCTCCAGCAGGCGCGGCACGCGGCGCTCACCCTCGACGAGGGCACCGACGGCCTGGCGCTGAGCCCCCGTGAGTTCTCGCGGCACGTCGCCCTGCTGACCCAGGGACGGCCCACGCCCAGCGGGCTCTCCGTACGGGACGTCGTGGACTTCGGGCGCTACCCCTACCGGGGGCGCTGGGGCAAGGCCGACCCGGGCGGCCGGGAGGCAGTGGACCGGGCGCTGGCGATGACCGGCGTCACCGAACTCGCCGAACGCGGTGTCGAGCACCTGTCCGGCGGTCAGCTCCAGCGGGTGTGGCTCGCGGGGTGCCTCGCGCAGGAGACCGGCGTACTGCTCCTCGACGAGCCGACGACGTATCTCGATCTGCGCTACCAGGTCGAACTGCTCGATCTGATAAGGGACTTGGCCGACGACCACGGCATCGCCGTCGGCGTCGTGCTGCACGACCTCGACCAGACCGCGGCCATCGCGGACCGGATCGTCCTGCTCAGGTCGGGCCGGGTCGTCGCGGACGGCACCCCCGAGGACGTCCTCACCCCGGAACGGCTGACCGACACGTACGGCATCCGCATCGAGGTCTCCACCGACCCGCTCACCGGACGGCTGCGCACCCGTGCCATCGGCCGCCACCACACCCGGCGGACCCCCGACGGCGTACGCATGCTGGACAGCGACAGCGCGCGGGAGGACACCGCCGCGCAGGGCGAAACCGCCGCGCGGGGTACCAGATCCGCGCAGGCCGACGAGCCCGCTCAGGCCGGGAACCGCGCGTAG